The following coding sequences lie in one Arachis hypogaea cultivar Tifrunner chromosome 9, arahy.Tifrunner.gnm2.J5K5, whole genome shotgun sequence genomic window:
- the LOC112712670 gene encoding uncharacterized protein isoform X2 produces the protein MVLQICLLHLQMKMHEFSTVDGFVEISEGLAEIMKYVANEPSSGLFYIQHHAQNAVPNVIEAKRNIVEKSHETTLHAEDLEDSVTMVRSMKECGFSLADEMIRDIKKSLVTMTTKQPKRGLIRQPPSGSRIERTSLWGEGSEKRSNYLSSVFSSAKQKASSLRWPNLDTKESMDSKGEKPDMYSNLPLKVTSASTNSSLQGIEAYELPESSQVEDECQHEQIEDSDVNSTKLLSISENYDDFKANKEAKLEEWLQGTGNLENNRGAGDEGMC, from the exons ATGGTTCTGCAAATTTGCCTACTACATCTGCAAAT GAAAATGCATGAGTTCTCTACTGTAGACGGTTTTGTGGAGATAAGTGAAGGCCTGGCAGAGATTATGAAGTACGTGGCTAATGAACCATCTTCTGGGCTTTTCTATATCCAACACCATGCTCAAAATGCAGTCCCGAATGTTATTGAAGCTAAAAGGAACATCGTCGAGAAGTCTCACGAAACAACTTTGCACGCGGAAGATTTAGAGGACTCTGTCACTATGGTTAGGTCAATGAAAGAGTGTGGATTTTCCTTAGCTGATGAAATGATCCGAGACATTAAGAAATCTCTGGTTACGATGACAACAAAACAACCAAAAAGAGGCTTAATTCGTCAACCACCATCAGGTTCACGGATAGAACGAACTAGTCTTTGGGGTGAGGGCAGTGAAAAACGGAGTAACTATCTTTCAAGTGTTTTCAGCTCAGCAAAACAGAAGGCTAGTAGTCTCAGGTGGCCAAATCTTGATACTAAGGAATCCATGGATTCTAAGGGTGAGAAGCCAGATATGTACTCTAATTTGCCATTAAAAGTCACATCTGCTAGCACTAATTCATCTCTACAGGGCATTGAAGCCTACGAGTTACCCGAGTCAAGCCAAGTTGAAGATGAATGTCAGCACGAACAGATTGAGGATAGTGATGTTAACAGCACTAAGTTATTGTCAATATCAGAAAACTATGATGACTTCAAAGCTAATAAGGAAGCTAAACTAGAAGAGTGGCTGCAAGGAACTGGCAATCTTGAGAATAATCGAGGCGCAGGTGATGAGGGAATGTGTTAG
- the LOC112712670 gene encoding uncharacterized protein isoform X1, producing the protein MVLQICLLHLQMLSRKMHEFSTVDGFVEISEGLAEIMKYVANEPSSGLFYIQHHAQNAVPNVIEAKRNIVEKSHETTLHAEDLEDSVTMVRSMKECGFSLADEMIRDIKKSLVTMTTKQPKRGLIRQPPSGSRIERTSLWGEGSEKRSNYLSSVFSSAKQKASSLRWPNLDTKESMDSKGEKPDMYSNLPLKVTSASTNSSLQGIEAYELPESSQVEDECQHEQIEDSDVNSTKLLSISENYDDFKANKEAKLEEWLQGTGNLENNRGAGDEGMC; encoded by the exons ATGGTTCTGCAAATTTGCCTACTACATCTGCAAATGTTGTCCAG GAAAATGCATGAGTTCTCTACTGTAGACGGTTTTGTGGAGATAAGTGAAGGCCTGGCAGAGATTATGAAGTACGTGGCTAATGAACCATCTTCTGGGCTTTTCTATATCCAACACCATGCTCAAAATGCAGTCCCGAATGTTATTGAAGCTAAAAGGAACATCGTCGAGAAGTCTCACGAAACAACTTTGCACGCGGAAGATTTAGAGGACTCTGTCACTATGGTTAGGTCAATGAAAGAGTGTGGATTTTCCTTAGCTGATGAAATGATCCGAGACATTAAGAAATCTCTGGTTACGATGACAACAAAACAACCAAAAAGAGGCTTAATTCGTCAACCACCATCAGGTTCACGGATAGAACGAACTAGTCTTTGGGGTGAGGGCAGTGAAAAACGGAGTAACTATCTTTCAAGTGTTTTCAGCTCAGCAAAACAGAAGGCTAGTAGTCTCAGGTGGCCAAATCTTGATACTAAGGAATCCATGGATTCTAAGGGTGAGAAGCCAGATATGTACTCTAATTTGCCATTAAAAGTCACATCTGCTAGCACTAATTCATCTCTACAGGGCATTGAAGCCTACGAGTTACCCGAGTCAAGCCAAGTTGAAGATGAATGTCAGCACGAACAGATTGAGGATAGTGATGTTAACAGCACTAAGTTATTGTCAATATCAGAAAACTATGATGACTTCAAAGCTAATAAGGAAGCTAAACTAGAAGAGTGGCTGCAAGGAACTGGCAATCTTGAGAATAATCGAGGCGCAGGTGATGAGGGAATGTGTTAG
- the LOC112712670 gene encoding uncharacterized protein isoform X3, with amino-acid sequence MHEFSTVDGFVEISEGLAEIMKYVANEPSSGLFYIQHHAQNAVPNVIEAKRNIVEKSHETTLHAEDLEDSVTMVRSMKECGFSLADEMIRDIKKSLVTMTTKQPKRGLIRQPPSGSRIERTSLWGEGSEKRSNYLSSVFSSAKQKASSLRWPNLDTKESMDSKGEKPDMYSNLPLKVTSASTNSSLQGIEAYELPESSQVEDECQHEQIEDSDVNSTKLLSISENYDDFKANKEAKLEEWLQGTGNLENNRGAGDEGMC; translated from the coding sequence ATGCATGAGTTCTCTACTGTAGACGGTTTTGTGGAGATAAGTGAAGGCCTGGCAGAGATTATGAAGTACGTGGCTAATGAACCATCTTCTGGGCTTTTCTATATCCAACACCATGCTCAAAATGCAGTCCCGAATGTTATTGAAGCTAAAAGGAACATCGTCGAGAAGTCTCACGAAACAACTTTGCACGCGGAAGATTTAGAGGACTCTGTCACTATGGTTAGGTCAATGAAAGAGTGTGGATTTTCCTTAGCTGATGAAATGATCCGAGACATTAAGAAATCTCTGGTTACGATGACAACAAAACAACCAAAAAGAGGCTTAATTCGTCAACCACCATCAGGTTCACGGATAGAACGAACTAGTCTTTGGGGTGAGGGCAGTGAAAAACGGAGTAACTATCTTTCAAGTGTTTTCAGCTCAGCAAAACAGAAGGCTAGTAGTCTCAGGTGGCCAAATCTTGATACTAAGGAATCCATGGATTCTAAGGGTGAGAAGCCAGATATGTACTCTAATTTGCCATTAAAAGTCACATCTGCTAGCACTAATTCATCTCTACAGGGCATTGAAGCCTACGAGTTACCCGAGTCAAGCCAAGTTGAAGATGAATGTCAGCACGAACAGATTGAGGATAGTGATGTTAACAGCACTAAGTTATTGTCAATATCAGAAAACTATGATGACTTCAAAGCTAATAAGGAAGCTAAACTAGAAGAGTGGCTGCAAGGAACTGGCAATCTTGAGAATAATCGAGGCGCAGGTGATGAGGGAATGTGTTAG